Below is a genomic region from Balaenoptera ricei isolate mBalRic1 chromosome 3, mBalRic1.hap2, whole genome shotgun sequence.
attataaaacttttagaagagaaCACTGGAAAAAAGTCCTCATAACCTGGGATTACAaaattcttagacatgacaccaaaagcatgatgaattaaactacatcaaaattaacatTCATGCTTCAAAAgtcaccatcaagaaagtgaaaaaacatacataaaaggagaaaatatatgcaaatcacatatctgataaaggacttttgtgcagaatatataaagaactctcacgtctcaataataaaaaggcagataacccattaaaaaatgggcaaaggatctgaatagacatttctccaaggaagatacacaaatggtcaataagtacaagaaaagatgctcaacattaattagcgatcagagaaatgtaaatcaaaaccacaatgtgatacaaGTCCATATTCACTAGGATGGCTAGGATCAAAAAGTCACATAACACATGTTAGCAAAgacgtggagaaactggaactctcatatactgctggtgggaatgtaaaatggtgtagccactttgcAAAACAAtctagcagttcctcaaatgattaaacaGTTTCCATAAAACttgaaattccactcctaggtaagaaatgaaaatacagatgcacacaaaaatttgtacttgaatgtttatagcagaattattcacagtagccaaaaggtggaaacttcccagatgtccatcaactggcAAATGGATAAATATGTGGTAGTCATAAATGGAGTATTATTTAGCCAGCCAAAAAGAATGAAGCACTGAGACATACTAGAACATGGATGAACGtctaaaacattatgctaagtcaaagaaaccagaaacaaaagacCACACTATGATTCCAGGTACATGAAATATCCAAAACAGAGAAATCTATGCAATGGAAAGTAAATTATTGGTTGCTTCAGGGGGTTGGGTGTCTGTAGGTGGTTGGGTGGGGTGATAGTTAAAAAGTATGGATTTGGTGGGGGGTtttttctgaggtgatgaaaattaAAGTTGACGATGGTGATGGTTGAACTTAACGTGACTATCctaaaaacaactgaattatacactttaaatgagtaaaatgtatggtatgtgaattatctcaaagctatgtttttaaaaagattatatatgattctatttaaatgaagatcttgaaaaaaaaaatattgaggcaCAGACTAAATCAGTGGACTCCAGGGTTTGAGGCTAGGAGTAGGGTGTGACTATAAAGAGAAAGCATGAAGGAGTTTTTGGGCTGACTGAACCGgtcaatttcctgattttggagGTGTTTACACATATCTTTACATAACTTAAAATTCACAAAactacaaacaaaaaaagttgattttactgtatgtttattcaaaatattaaaaatttttaatgtcacATAGATAagccaattaaaagaaaaaagcctctTCCCCAACAATTCATTCCTAAAGTTATTGGGTAAAATGAACATCATAGGTATCTGGCCAAAGGGTGTGGTTGGGCTGCAGTGGCCCAGAGTGGGGCATTAGGATCCAAGTAGGTGAGGCAGGCTATCTCTGCTTGGCATAGGGTTTTGGAGCCTGAGCAGAGTGAGAAAGGTATTCGCATGGGAAGATGACCTAGAATAGTGAACCAAATATATTAAGGATAATAGGGATCAGGTATCTCGCTGTTGAAAGGAGTTTTACACAAAGGGAGAGAGCAAAAATGAACCCCATGGGATCAGAAATGAGAGTTTAAGTGTGAACTCATGGTtttcaatatatacataaatattaaaatacaaatgtaaatatatgCATAATAAACACACACCAACAGCACCTACTCACTAACACATAGAACCTGGCTTCTAAACACCATTCTTCACTAGAGAACCAGGGCTCCTGGGAAAAATGGCTGAATCTTGGGCTAGGGTAGGGAAAGCAATAATAAGTCTGGTATAGCTTATGCCAGAGAATAAGAAATTGCTCAAATAATGATGGGGACATGTCAAAAGGGCATAGAAGCCACCTACAATGACCTTCCACTGGCTGAATCCAGAAAAAATTTTGAGGATCAAAGTAATGGGAATAATAGATTTTAACCCAATGAATAAAGTGGAAATCATGAGTATATATAGATAAATTTAAAGTTTGATAAGAAACAAGGTGGTACTTTGAAACTACATCACACAAAATACTTAACCATAAACatgaaaagaatagctttatagTGGAGAAGACTGACAGACACCACTTAATCAGTGATCTAAGTACAGTCGTCCCTCACTATCCACAGGGTATTGGTTCCAGCATCCCCCTCGgacaccaaaatccacagatgctcaataatatgacacagtatttgcatataacctacccaCATCCTATCCCacaatactttaaatcatctctagattacttataatacctagtacaatgtaaatgctatgtaaatagttgtaaacaaCATAAATGCCATGTAACTAGTTGCCTGTTGcaaggcaaattcaagttttgctttctggaagtttctggattttttttttttttttttttttttttttactattttctatCCTCGGTTGAATCTGAGAATTTGAAACCCACAGATATGGCAGGCCAACAGTAAACACTATCAGAAAAAGGACAAATTGAAACTAATAACTTAGGATACAGAGAGACCACAGCATCACTCCTGCAACAGTCCTGTCAAAGATTCATAACCTGATTCTAATCGTGAAGAAACATCAAACAAAATTCACAATGACAGAGGTGTACAAAACTAGCCTGTCATCTTCAAAAGAGCCAAGGCTGTAAAAGTCAAGGTTAAAATGAAGACTTGTTCCAGTCTGAAGAAGACTAAAGACCCTGATATTAAAGGCAAGGCatggggaattccctagcgggccagtggttaggacctagCACATTTTCACTGATGGcggcccaagttcaatccctggtcagggaactaagatcccacaagccatgtgccatggcaaaaaaaaaaaataataaaggcaagGCATGATTCTGACTGGACCCTTTTGCTATAAAGAACATTATTGGGAAAATAAGTAAACTTGAATGGAATGAAGGTCCAAGGATTAGGTGGTCATAATGTGTCAATGCTACTTTCCTGATTTTAATGATTGTATTGTAGCTATGTAGCAGCATGTCCTTCGAAGGAAACACACACTAAGGTACTCAGAGGTGATGGGGCATCAAGTTATCAACTTACACACAAACCTGAAGAGTCAGGAAGAAAACAATTCTGTGTACCTTACTTGTAACTTTTCAATACATTTAagactctttaaaatatttaaaattagaaaggaCATAAAAAGGATGAAGTAAAACTTCAAGACAATTCTTACCTATATGTCTGGATCACTGGAGATCAAAATGTCGTCACTGACTTATAACCATTGACTATAATTTGTTTTTGTCACTAACAAAGGATTCACCCAATAACCATATTCACCTCACCAATTCTCTTTTGCACTAATCTATTCTTATTGATAGGTTTTTAactatttttcaatttcttgacTTAAAGGCATCTCTCAAGGCATAATATACTAATTCAGAAAATTTCAGTAACTCTTAAAATTAACTTAGAATATATCTGTggattgtttcttcctttctgaaaatttttttcagtaatacAATTTCCTTGTATGAACTGGTACACTTAGACAAAGAGGTACACAATTCCTATTTGGAAAAGTTTATTGAACATTATTCCTGCATCACACTTATTGAAAGAAAAACTTAATTTTCCCTGATGGCATCCTGTCATTTCACATGATCTATACCCTAAagatttttgtattaaaaatacagGTTAAATATGAAATTAGTAAAATGCAGCATATAAAACTTCATGCTGAGCAAAAACAAGTCCAAAAAAAAAGTTACCGTATATCAACAGAATAGTTCCTACAGTATTTAAGATGTTTCCTATGTAACTCATATTTGAATGCAATTTTTAGaaccatatttaaatatattttgcaattTGTTAACTGTAGACATTCACATTTTTCCTCCACCACATAATCTGTTCCTTTGATTAAGTTGGCAACATCTGCTAGGATCCACAAAATGCAGCAAGAAGATGGCAGTTATTTCTCAAGATTTGAGAAATCTGGTCCACCTTTAGTGTAGTTTCCTGAGATTTCTGCTCCACTGAAGTCAAAACCAGGAttctgaaaaatatgaaaaaaaaaaattataaaacttacaAGGAAAAATATAAGTAACCCAAAAGGAAAATGGTAAAAAGATATAAACCAGCAATTGACAAAAAAGGAAATCTAAATGGacaataaacatgtgaaaagatatCAAACCTCACTGTAATCACCAAAGTGGAACCTAAAACTATGAGGTACTTTTTCAACTttcatatttacaaatatttagaaGATCAATATGCATACTATAATGTTGACAAGTGTATGGGCAAACATATACTTTACCATCAGTGtataaacagatttttaataACTAGCATTTTTTGAGAgcttattacatgccaggcagGGTTCTAAgagctatatatattttaaaatactcaatCCTCACGACAATCTTATGGAGTAAGTACTACCTCAGGCTTCAGTATTTTTAGAgacatttcatttattcaacaaacatctattgAGTTCCTACTGTTTAGAAGACACCATGAGAGGCATGCGGAATTTAagaatgaacaaaatagacaaagatcCATGTTCTGGTGGAGATTACATTCTAACAGGAGGAGACAAATAATAAACCCTAAATTACCTAGAGCAGGGTTCAGCAagcttttctgtaaagagccaggtaGTAAATACTTTAAGCTTTGAAGGTCATATAGTCTCATAACTACTTAATTCTGCTATGGCTATATGAAAGACAATACACAAACAAATGAGCatagctgtgttccagtaaaactttccttcaaaaacaggcagtgggctagATTTGACCAgtggccatagtttgccaaccccagaTCTAGTGTGTTAAAAGTTCCTAAGTGCTATagtataggaagaaaaaaaaaaaaagaaagtagggcAAGTAAGGAAAATGAGGAGATTAGAGTATTTAAATAGAATGATCAAAGTATGCTTCATTGAGAAATGACTTGAAAACAGTAAAGAAATTAGCTAAGCTTTGGGAGAAGACCATTGCAGTCAAAAGGCCAGGCATGTTTAATGAACAGCAAAAAGGCCAGTATGGCTAGAGCAGAATGAATGAGGGGGGCAGTAGTAGGAGAGGAGGTCAGAGACACCATGGAGGACCAGATCAATTAGCGCCTTGTAAAAGACTTTGTCTTCTACTTGAGTGAAAGAGTTCTGAGAAGTGATATAATCtgacatgcatttttaaaaggactGCTCTAACTGCTATTTTCAGAAGACGGTAGCTTGGCAAGGGTAGAGGTAAAGAGAACAATTAAAAGGTCATTAGAGTAACCCAGGCAAGACGTTAGAGGTGTTCCAGGTGAGAGTGGTAGTAGAGTTGGTGGTGATGAGTGGTCAAATCCTGAATATATCTAGAAGGCCATGCCAGTAAGGTTTCCTGACAATTGGATAGGGTGTGAGAGACAGAGGAATGGAGGATGATTCCCcagatttttttaatctgaacaCCCAGTTTCCATCACGTGAGATGAGAAGGCCATAAGTAGGACAAATGTGGGAGGGAAATTAGGGAGTTCACattggacatgttgagtttgacaTGTCTATTAGACAGAAAAGTGAAGATGTTAAATAGGCAGCTGGATATGCAAGTCCAACATTCAGGAGAAAAGTCCAGGCCAGAGACATACGTTTGGGAATCACCATCATATAGATGGAAATTATCCATTAAAACTTTAACAGTGGTTTGATCCAGTAATAATTCTCCCATATATCTCTCTTAAAGGAAAACTTGAATATTTTCAGAGATGAAAGTACAAACTGTTTGAAATAGACACAAACAGAGAAATCTAAATCTCATCAAAGAGGAACAgctaaataataatgatacaCTCAAACTAGGGAACACTCTAAAGCAGTTAAAAGTAATGAATTTTATCTGTATGTACTAGTAGGGAAAGAAAccgaagacatttttttttttttttttggctgcactgggtcttagttgcagcacttggcatctttgttgcggcatgtttagttgcggcatgaaggctcttagttgtggcatgaggacttcttagttgaggcatgcaaatCCATATATGGAAAGGCCAATCATTTTTCTAaccatttaacttaaaaaatttctttgaagaattttagtaattttttaaaaccacatttgagttttaatttcaaataataattattCTATGAGCTTAAGATGTTTAACTATACATAGTCATACATTCATCTGACTTACTTCTTTCTGGAATCTCTCTAATGTAAGTTTTCTCTGCATTTGGTCTTGCACCCAAGGATCAGCTGCATATCCAGATTCTAGAAGAGAAGTCCAACAATTTGCCgcatctctctttgtctttgtaagAACAATACGGACCATTTTTCTATcctctaaacaaacaaaaatcacaaagaaatcaGAGTTAatcattaatttgtattttcaaaaatcattagggagggcttccctagtggcacagtggttgagaatctgcctgccaatgcaggggacacgggttcgagccccggtctgggaagatcccacatgccgcggagcactacgcccgtgagccacaactactgagcctgcgcgtctggagcctgtgctccgcaacgggagaggccgcgatagtgagaggcccgcgcaccataatgaagagtggcccctgctcgccgcaactggaaaaagcccttgcacagaaacgaagacccaacacagccatagataaataaataaatttatttaaaaaaaaaatcattagggaATCTTGACGTACAATTGTTTTCAATACATTTCTTTTACTATATCTTCCAAAGCTGCAAATCTACAGCAGGGGGAAACATACTAATTTCcaagacaaaattaatttttaaaaagattctaaGAAATATAATAGATTACCCTTACCCAGAGTCCACGTTCCCTCATCAGCTATTGTAGAATCAAAGAGTTTGCcctgaaaaataaacatatgagtactaaaaataaagaaattccaTTAATTTTCATAAAGTTTTCATGATTTAAGACTTACCTTACTTCCCATCTAATCCACATATAATTACTTAATTTGTTTAGAGTGGGGAGATCAAATTTTATACCATTTCAACACACCGATAGGTGCTCAACCCTAAGTTCCCTCCTAGCGAGTGAAACAGAACCTAGTTTACACTACGGAATATATACTAAGACAAAGAACACAGGGCTCTCTACAGAAAGATAAGGGCtccttaatttttagaaaatgaagaaatactaCTGATCACTGATTGGCCAAATGTGAAGTTAATAACTGAAATGCTTTAACTTTACCAACTATAATAAACTACAAGAAGAGCTCTCCTATGGATATTAAGAAGAAatgatgtcttttaaaataaacttttaaaaaactaaaaacagaactaccatacaacccagcagtcccactactgggcatataccctgagaaaaccgtaattcaaaaagagtcatgtaccacaatgttcactgaagctctatttacagtagccaagacatggaagcaacctaagtgtccatcaacaaatgaatggataaagaagatgtggcacatatatacaatggaatattactcagccataaaaagaaacaaaattgagttatctgtagtgaagtggatggacctagagtctgtcatacagagtgaagtaaggcagaaagagaaaaacaaatactgtatgctaacacatatatatggaatctttaaaaaaaaaatggttctgaggaacctaggggcaggacaggaataaaggtacagacgtagagaatggacttgaggacacggggagggggaagggtaagctgggacaaagtgagacggagtggcatggacatatatacactaccaaatgtaaaatagacagctagtgggaagcagccgcatagcacagggagatcagctcagtgctttgtgaagaCCTAGAGGGGTGTTTTTGTTATAaagctttgttataaagcagaaactaacacacaccattgtaaagcaattatactgcaataaagatgttaagaaaaataaaataaaataaataaataaataaaactggttcAATCTCTTTGTAGGGCAATTTagcattaaaagaattttaaagcacATACTGTACATCTGAGGTCAGAAGAGTTGTCACTGATTTTTCAGAAACTCGTTTTAAGAAAGAACTAAGCAAAATATAAGTTTAAAAGAGAATGCATCTGCTAAAATCCATTTTGATTTGTTgtaggaaatgaaattaaaatgtcacattaaaaaaagaaaacacattcttctcatgtCAATACCAGTGGAAAAAAATCCTACTTGTCTAAAATCCTAGAGTTAGAGTTATTGCTAAATTCCCTAAGCTATTGCAAATTAACTAAATTTACTAAAGTAAATTTGACATGTAATATTAAATCACCGTTCAGTAAACCGCACAAAATTGCACAAAAGATCCAAGCTGACATAAATCAATGTCTTTCACATGAATCTTCCTTTTCTCTGAGGCACTCAAAACCCTTTCATATAAAATAACTAACACGTAGTGTGAGCTTATTACATACCAGTCACTACTTACTCCAAGCTCTTCACTCACCATGCTATgctcaaaacaatcctgagaaaggtACTATAATTACCCCACTTTGTGGATGAAGGCTTAAACAATGAATAAtctcttgcccaaggttacaaaaCTGGAAAAATGACAAAGCCAGGTATCTTACCAAGTAGTATCCCTTGACCATTACACAACACTGCCATCAAATATCTTGGGCATCTAATCTGAGAAAGAAATCTAACTTCAACTTAACTGAATTTAACTAtaaattttaacaaggaaaaaatgaGTACCAGATCCAAAGGGTACTGATGAGAATAAAAGGGATATTATTTTCTTCACGACCTCTTGACACTGCTTAACCACTCCACAAACGAGAATTTTTCtaatttcagatgagaaaataaatcaccTGACATCACCTTCGAATCCTCATCCTGACATCTTTAtcctttattttcatctttattttcttataactgcctaaatatttattagtttaatTATGACTCCCTACAAGAGCATAACCTCTCTTGAGTGTGGGAATATTATCTGGCTCGTTCACCGCTGTACTACTAGCACCGAGATCAGTGCCTGGAAGAAACTATAAGTACCGTAAGTATTTGTTCTTTCAACGATCTAGTTAAGCAGTTCTCAGCTGAGGACCCGCAGAGAAACAAAACGAACAGCTTCATTTGGCTTAGAAACAAAGCCAGGAAAAGTGGCGTACTCAAAATTCCCACCTCAACTCAGGACTGGCCCTGAGGGTGGGGTCTCCGCAGACCAGTCTTTCCAAGGAAACTATGAACTCTAGCACTCAGAGATTTGAGGGGGCCGGGAAGAAACTGAGCACAAGCCCCAACCTGCCGCTACCTTGAAGATCTCGCGGCCCCCCACGGCCAGCGCCACATGCCGGCTCTGCAGGCCGCACTGAATATCCTGGGCGCGAGTGCCTGGCGGCACCTGAACTTCAATGAACACCTCCTCCAAGGTCTGGTACCACTGGCCCCAAGGTGTTGCGCACGGAACCACCCCACTGCGCTCCTCAAACGGGGCTGACATACTCCAGTCGCCTCCCGGCCGCGGTGGCACCGAGCGAGCCGAGCGCACGCACGGAATCTCCGCGTTCGAGCCACACCCCGGCTTCTCCGCTCGGGTCACTGCACATGCGCAGGAAGTAACCTGAAGTCTCCGCTCGTGttcgtttttccctttcaggggCCATTTAGGACGCTGGCAGGACCCAGGTTTAACGAACTGAAATCCGGAAAAGTTTACATCCAAGGAACGATGGGAGAGGGCTGGAACCAGTAAAGTCAGAATTCATTACACTGCCACCAATATGACGTCAAAAGCGACTGAAAATTCTTTGATGTGAACTGCGCTTGCGCAAATGCTGCTGGTGCGTAGTTAAAATTGAGTAACGCCAGTAGGGGTTGGGCCCGTGCGGAGGGGGGAGGGGCGAGAGGAGACAGTAATAGTCTCCTATTGGATAGTAACCTAAACAGATCACCTAATTGGACGCTGCAAGAACCGAGTACGCATGCTCTATGGATGTTCCCGTCCTGGATTGCTGTGCCCAAGACTTTGGCTTTCCGATTGGTTAAAGTTGGGTGGGCGGGGAATAAGCAGGGAGATTTGAATTTGAAGCGAATAGGGCCTAACAAGCCGCAGGAAGTTGCCGAGGAGCACCTTAGAAACCTTCGGTTTTGTGCAGCTGGTCGTCAGCATGTCCTTTTCTAAGGCGCCCCTGAAACGATTCAATGACCCTTCTGGTGCGTACGGGGAAGGGATCTGGGGGACAGAAGATGCTCTCACGCCCCTTGCCCCTCTTGGTTCCCTTCATCAGAGGCAAATAGAAGGCGATTTTTAGGGCTGGGATGGGGCTCACTTAATTGATTCATTTTCCTGAAACACATGCTAAGGTTTTACTACATGCCAAGCACTATTCAGAATGATAAGTTTACAACAGCGAGCGAAGCAAAATCCCTGCTCCATGAAGCTTACCTTCAGTTGGAGAATGCAGCCAATAAACAGTGCTGTGGAGAAACTAAAGCAGAGGGAAGGGAATAGGAATTAGGAAGCATTGATAGCTATTTGTTGCTCAAGTCCGAAGGCCTcactgttaaaatatatatatatatatatatatatatatatatatatatatatatatatatatattttttttttttttactgttgcttTTGGTTTGAACTTGTGGATTTCTTTTGGATATCCCATTCAGGCGTAAAAGAAGGAAGACTGGTAAAGGCAGTTTATGGGTGTAAAATTATGGCAGTAGCACTTACTGAAAACACTATAGATGAAGTAATGGGAGCTAATTTTGACAGTACCCCAGGCACCACACTAAGTCTTTACATAGATTATTAGTTCTATTTTATTTCCCCCAAATCcctattattcattattttattgataAAGAGATGGAGACTATTTGCTAAATGTTACACAATCCAAACTGTCAGAACTGGGGCTTGAAACCAGGCCTCCACGAACCCATCCTGTGCTCCTAACCGCTGCGGTGCAAAAGCACAATAACGATGAAGCCTTCCATGTGGTTGGTAAGGCATTCATCATTTAGTGACTACTCACTGTATGCAGGGACTATGCTAAGGTCTCCCCTACTAGATCTGGTTTATTCTTGCCAACAGCCAGGTGAGGCAGGTACTgatattgtcctcattttacagctgaggacacTAAGGGGTTTTGTAACTGTACTGAGCAGCCTGTAAGTGACAGAGCTTAATATCAAAGCTCATGATTTGTCCTTTATAATGTACACTTTTAACAGTCACTCATTACACCTTAATTTCTATTAGCTAAAATGCAAGTGGAAAAGACCTCTGCTCACAAAGGAAGGCCAAGGGAGCAAATGCATCAGcacaagaatattttttaattagaagaCTCAAGAACCATATAATTTTCCAGACATTCAAAGAACCTACTCTAAGTTCTGTCAGCAGTGTATCTTTTAAGGagatttgtttgcttgctttataATAGATGAAACTGCTTTTTCCAATTACACAAAATTTCAGGCTCATAGTTTCAAGAGTAATAAGTTACCATTTATttgatgctgtgtgtgtgtgtgtgtgtgcgtgtgtgtgtggcacTGTAGTGATTTCTCATATTACTCCAGAAATCCTAAGAACCAAAgtgtgaggtagatactatttttTATTCCTGTTTCGTGAATGAAGAATCAATCTCAAATAGAAATAACTTCCCAGGGGTCTTAAAGCTAGACTGGAAAAGGAGAGAGTATAATGTTCTTATTCATCATCTTCTCGCTATGACTGcaaagtacctggcatatagtattATCTATTGATTGGCAGGCAAAGCTGGATTTGAACATCCATCTAGCTGATTACTATACAAAACTCTATTCCCAATCCCACATCCCAAGtaactttctgttttctttgccaCACTGCCAAACCCTGAGCTAAATACTGAGGAAATGGACAtgattgagactgtccctaacttCAAGCAGTTTTGTCTAAGGTGGGAGATGGATAAGTACATTATTATAACCCATTACAAAACTGCAAGAAGTTCTGTGATAGTAACAATATGCGTAGGCTGCTGTGGAATGGAAGTTTCTAGCTTGATTTGGGGATTTGGAGAAAACTGGAAGAGGCGACCTCCAGGCTGAGATCTAAAGTAAGTAAGAGCCGGATCTCAAGTCAGCTTTGCATAAGCACTCTGAAATGCCTTCGATTTGGGACTCCAGTTACATGAGGTTATACAGTATAAATTGCTGGAACATAGAAATATAGTCTAGCGTAGTTTGTACTTTGCATAACATGGCTTTATAAATTTTCTGGTGTAATGATATTAGAGATGGATTGTCACTAAATTTTTATTCCAAGCTAAATCTTGAGGGCTGGACATTTTTAGTAACTTCATTTCTAAAATCTGGTGATAGTTACCTCAGTGAATCTCTCTGAGTAGAGTtgattccaaatattttatttcttatattcaaTCCTTAATAACAAAGCTGTATTGCTTGTTCTGACACAATGTTCATCCCAAAACTGTCTTT
It encodes:
- the NUDCD2 gene encoding nudC domain-containing protein 2 isoform X1: MSAPFEERSGVVPCATPWGQWYQTLEEVFIEVQVPPGTRAQDIQCGLQSRHVALAVGGREIFKGKLFDSTIADEGTWTLEDRKMVRIVLTKTKRDAANCWTSLLESGYAADPWVQDQMQRKLTLERFQKENPGFDFSGAEISGNYTKGGPDFSNLEK
- the NUDCD2 gene encoding nudC domain-containing protein 2 isoform X2, giving the protein MSAPFEERSGVVPCATPWGQWYQTLEEVFIEVQVPPGTRAQDIQCGLQSRHVALAVGGREIFKGKLFDSTIADEGTWTLESGYAADPWVQDQMQRKLTLERFQKENPGFDFSGAEISGNYTKGGPDFSNLEK